Proteins encoded by one window of Mycolicibacterium sp. ND9-15:
- a CDS encoding heme-binding protein, with the protein MSRLRTLQWTASIAGTGALFGAALFGVTGSAQATPDSGMNAPGCTAADLEGVRAGVDASTSAYLFIHPDLNGFLHTMQGKTREQVADQMKGYMAGHPQENAEMAGIRQPLVDLKNHCGAMVNP; encoded by the coding sequence ATGTCGCGTCTCCGCACGCTGCAATGGACGGCCAGCATCGCAGGCACCGGCGCACTGTTCGGCGCCGCACTGTTCGGTGTCACGGGATCAGCGCAGGCAACGCCGGATTCGGGTATGAACGCCCCCGGCTGCACCGCCGCAGATCTCGAGGGGGTCCGGGCCGGCGTGGACGCGTCGACGTCGGCTTATCTGTTCATTCACCCCGACCTCAACGGCTTCCTCCACACCATGCAGGGCAAGACCCGTGAGCAGGTAGCCGACCAGATGAAGGGGTACATGGCAGGCCATCCGCAGGAGAACGCCGAGATGGCCGGAATCCGGCAGCCACTGGTCGACCTCAAGAACCATTGCGGCGCGATGGTCAATCCCTGA
- a CDS encoding amidohydrolase, protein MRHSRAAADAVLDGLAHVRDWQQDFYRDLHRHPELSHREVDTARKVAERLREFGYEVHDGIGGTGVVGVLRNGVGPAVLLRADMDALPVEEATGLDYASTVRATDADGNEVPVMHACGHDVHVAALLGAAELLAEGTDHWGGTVVALFQPAEETSDGARAMVDDGLAELIPGVDVALAQHVLPAPAGRVGTAAGPLLSAADSMRVTVYGRGAHGSMPQAAVDPVVLAAMIVVRLQTIVSREVAPGDSAVLTVGSIQAGSKSNVIPDRAVLQLNIRTYSEQTRTAMLDAIRRIVTAECEASDSPREPEFDIFDRFPLTDNDTATTERVSDAFTTFFGDRCQPMPQQTASEDFSEIPAALGVPYTYWGLGGIEPAAYQEAAKRGRIDQEIPVNHSPTFAPVIQPTLDTGTQALVVAALAWLAPE, encoded by the coding sequence GTGAGGCATTCCAGGGCAGCTGCGGACGCAGTGCTCGACGGGCTGGCACACGTGCGGGACTGGCAGCAGGACTTCTACCGCGACCTGCACCGGCATCCGGAGTTGTCGCACCGGGAGGTCGACACGGCTCGCAAGGTCGCCGAACGGCTTCGCGAGTTCGGCTACGAGGTGCACGACGGCATCGGCGGGACCGGTGTCGTCGGAGTGCTGCGCAACGGGGTGGGTCCCGCGGTGCTGCTGCGCGCGGACATGGACGCCTTGCCGGTCGAGGAGGCCACCGGTTTGGACTATGCCAGCACCGTGCGGGCCACCGACGCCGACGGCAACGAGGTTCCGGTCATGCACGCCTGCGGACACGACGTCCACGTGGCCGCCCTGCTCGGGGCGGCCGAACTCCTCGCCGAAGGCACCGACCATTGGGGCGGCACGGTCGTCGCGCTGTTCCAACCCGCCGAGGAGACCTCCGACGGCGCACGAGCCATGGTGGACGATGGATTGGCGGAATTGATTCCGGGGGTCGATGTCGCCCTTGCCCAGCACGTCCTGCCCGCACCGGCGGGCCGGGTCGGCACCGCTGCCGGTCCGCTGCTGTCGGCGGCCGACAGCATGCGCGTCACCGTCTACGGCCGCGGTGCACACGGTTCCATGCCGCAGGCCGCCGTCGACCCGGTGGTGTTGGCGGCGATGATCGTCGTCCGGCTGCAGACGATCGTGTCGCGGGAAGTCGCCCCGGGCGATTCTGCCGTGCTCACCGTCGGCAGCATCCAAGCCGGCAGCAAGAGTAACGTGATTCCGGATCGTGCTGTGCTGCAACTGAACATCCGGACCTACAGCGAGCAGACCCGCACCGCGATGCTGGACGCGATCCGGCGCATCGTGACCGCCGAATGCGAGGCGTCGGACTCGCCCCGCGAGCCCGAGTTCGATATTTTCGACCGATTTCCGTTGACGGACAACGACACCGCCACCACGGAGCGGGTAAGCGACGCGTTCACAACGTTTTTCGGAGACCGCTGCCAGCCCATGCCGCAGCAGACCGCCAGCGAGGACTTCAGCGAGATCCCGGCGGCACTCGGTGTGCCCTACACGTACTGGGGTCTCGGCGGCATCGAACCGGCGGCCTACCAGGAGGCGGCGAAGCGCGGCCGGATCGATCAGGAGATCCCGGTCAACCATTCGCCGACGTTCGCCCCGGTTATTCAGCCCACGCTGGATACGGGGACTCAGGCGCTTGTCGTGGCCGCGCTGGCGTGGCTGGCGCCCGAGTGA
- a CDS encoding trimeric intracellular cation channel family protein codes for MSSETPLLLVLDLIGTFAFALNGALTAVRAERLDIFGVTALGMFTALGGGTIRDVFLDALPPATFVDWRYLTVAVAGGLIAFALSRRLDRLTMPITVLDAVGLSVFAVLAAYKALNLGFGMPQALIVGTVTAVGGGTIRDMMIGQIPTVLRSELYAIPALIGAGCAAVTYRLGVHGTAAALGCAAVCFVIRMIGVRFDLNAPRPPGPR; via the coding sequence ATGTCCTCCGAAACGCCGTTGCTGTTGGTGCTCGATCTCATCGGCACCTTCGCCTTCGCGCTCAACGGTGCGTTGACCGCGGTGCGCGCCGAGCGACTCGACATCTTCGGGGTCACCGCACTCGGCATGTTCACCGCGCTGGGCGGCGGGACGATCCGCGACGTCTTCCTCGACGCTCTGCCGCCGGCGACGTTCGTCGACTGGCGCTACCTGACCGTGGCGGTGGCGGGCGGCCTGATCGCGTTCGCGCTCAGCCGGCGGCTGGACCGGCTCACGATGCCCATCACCGTGCTCGACGCCGTCGGATTGAGCGTGTTCGCGGTCCTGGCCGCCTACAAGGCGCTGAATCTGGGCTTCGGTATGCCGCAGGCGCTGATCGTGGGCACCGTCACCGCGGTCGGCGGTGGAACCATCCGGGACATGATGATCGGGCAGATCCCCACCGTGCTCCGCAGCGAGCTCTACGCGATTCCGGCGTTGATCGGCGCCGGCTGCGCCGCGGTCACGTACCGCCTGGGGGTGCACGGCACTGCCGCGGCGTTGGGATGTGCAGCCGTGTGCTTCGTGATCCGGATGATCGGGGTCCGCTTCGACCTCAACGCGCCGCGGCCGCCCGGGCCCCGCTGA
- a CDS encoding catalase, which produces MAKNQGPKDAIKGAVEDVVEEVKDKTKEVLEAATGKGAGAYVPGAPGPQPPQFDEPTTPREPLPPKPDQTAPELRTATGTPVEGPPTARGQQGEYLTTAQGARLYETDHSLKAGERGPTLLQDHHLREKVMHFDHERIPERVVHARGAGAHGVFRGNGAAEKICKAGFLKSGVETKVFVRFSTVIGNRGSLDTARDTRGFATKFYTDEGTFDLVGNNIPVFFIQDGIKFPDVVHAAKPHPDREIPQAQTAHDTFWDFLSLHTEATAHTIWNMSDRGIPRSYRMMEGFGVNTFRLEAPDGSTSLVKFHWKPRQGVHSLVWEEAQLAGGVDPDFHRRDLADAIEAGAYPEWELGVQVMPDTPEQTFEGIDLLDPTKIVPEELAPVQPIGTMQLNGNPTNFFAETEQVAFHPGHLVPGIDVTDDPLLQARLFSYLDTQLTRLGGPNFAQIPINRPHAPVNDMLRDGYHQHGVHPGAAPYRPNSLDGGCPFLAAAETGAYIEIPAALPASTKRRAAPASFDDHFTQATLFYRSLQPVEQAHVADAFIFELGKCYEQAIKERAVAVLANVDAELCATVAAGLGLEPPAPSVAPTSPELSPALSQIGGRWPVEGRKVGILTGADSEPGEVAALVAAIAAADLVPLVTASHGGMLPNGNAALPISRTYGTGRSVEFDALVLAGSPPDTGARIMVDEAFRHLKAIGVLPQGEGLLATAGVSAEGEGVLTGSDPAQLAEALIDSLGEHRVWNRVLLA; this is translated from the coding sequence ATGGCGAAAAATCAAGGGCCGAAGGACGCCATCAAGGGCGCCGTCGAGGACGTCGTCGAAGAGGTCAAGGACAAGACCAAGGAAGTCTTGGAGGCCGCTACTGGTAAGGGTGCCGGCGCCTACGTACCGGGCGCGCCGGGTCCGCAGCCGCCGCAGTTCGACGAGCCGACCACACCACGGGAGCCGCTGCCGCCCAAGCCGGATCAGACGGCCCCCGAATTGCGCACTGCGACAGGTACTCCCGTCGAGGGCCCGCCGACCGCGCGTGGACAACAGGGCGAGTACCTCACGACCGCGCAGGGTGCCCGGCTGTACGAGACGGATCACTCGCTCAAGGCGGGCGAACGCGGACCGACGCTGCTGCAGGACCATCACCTGCGCGAGAAGGTGATGCACTTCGACCACGAGCGGATCCCCGAGCGCGTGGTGCATGCGCGCGGTGCGGGCGCGCACGGCGTGTTCCGCGGGAACGGCGCAGCCGAGAAGATCTGCAAGGCCGGGTTCCTGAAATCCGGCGTCGAGACGAAGGTTTTCGTCCGGTTCTCGACCGTGATCGGCAATCGCGGATCGCTCGACACGGCCCGCGACACCCGCGGGTTCGCCACCAAGTTCTACACCGACGAGGGCACCTTCGACCTCGTGGGCAACAACATCCCGGTCTTCTTCATCCAGGACGGCATCAAGTTCCCCGACGTCGTACACGCGGCCAAGCCGCACCCCGACCGCGAGATCCCGCAGGCCCAGACTGCGCACGACACGTTCTGGGACTTCCTGTCACTGCATACAGAGGCGACCGCGCACACGATCTGGAACATGTCCGACCGGGGGATACCGCGGTCGTACCGGATGATGGAGGGCTTCGGCGTCAACACCTTCCGGCTGGAAGCCCCAGACGGTTCCACATCGTTGGTGAAGTTCCACTGGAAGCCGCGTCAGGGTGTGCACTCGCTGGTCTGGGAGGAGGCGCAGTTGGCCGGCGGGGTCGATCCCGACTTCCATCGCCGCGACCTCGCCGACGCGATCGAGGCGGGCGCCTACCCGGAGTGGGAACTCGGAGTGCAGGTGATGCCGGATACGCCGGAACAGACCTTCGAAGGCATCGATCTGCTCGACCCGACCAAGATCGTGCCCGAGGAGCTGGCCCCGGTTCAGCCCATCGGCACGATGCAACTCAACGGCAATCCGACGAACTTCTTCGCCGAGACGGAACAGGTGGCCTTCCATCCCGGTCATCTGGTCCCCGGTATCGACGTCACCGACGACCCGCTCCTACAGGCGCGGCTGTTCTCCTACCTCGACACGCAACTGACGAGGCTGGGCGGACCGAACTTCGCGCAGATCCCGATCAACCGCCCGCACGCGCCGGTCAACGACATGCTGCGCGACGGATACCACCAGCACGGCGTTCATCCAGGGGCGGCGCCGTACCGTCCCAACTCACTGGACGGCGGCTGCCCGTTCCTCGCCGCCGCCGAAACCGGCGCGTACATCGAGATTCCCGCCGCGCTGCCGGCTTCGACGAAACGCCGTGCCGCGCCTGCCAGCTTCGATGACCACTTCACGCAGGCGACGTTGTTCTACCGCAGCCTGCAACCGGTGGAGCAGGCGCATGTCGCCGATGCGTTCATTTTCGAACTCGGCAAGTGCTACGAACAGGCGATCAAGGAGCGGGCCGTCGCGGTGCTCGCGAACGTCGATGCGGAACTGTGCGCCACGGTCGCGGCCGGCCTGGGACTTGAACCGCCCGCGCCCAGCGTGGCGCCCACCAGTCCGGAGCTCAGCCCGGCGCTCTCGCAGATCGGCGGGCGTTGGCCGGTCGAGGGACGCAAGGTCGGCATTCTCACGGGCGCCGACTCCGAGCCGGGCGAGGTCGCAGCGCTCGTCGCCGCGATCGCCGCCGCGGACCTGGTTCCGTTGGTAACCGCCTCGCATGGCGGCATGCTCCCCAACGGCAATGCGGCCCTTCCGATTTCGCGCACCTATGGCACGGGACGATCGGTGGAGTTCGACGCCCTGGTCCTCGCGGGCTCACCGCCCGACACCGGGGCCAGGATCATGGTCGACGAGGCGTTCCGGCACCTCAAGGCCATCGGCGTGCTGCCGCAGGGGGAGGGTCTGCTCGCCACGGCGGGTGTCTCCGCCGAGGGGGAAGGCGTTCTCACGGGCTCAGATCCAGCCCAACTCGCCGAGGCGCTCATCGACAGTCTCGGTGAGCACCGGGTGTGGAATCGCGTCCTCCTCGCCTAG